The Oreochromis niloticus isolate F11D_XX linkage group LG13, O_niloticus_UMD_NMBU, whole genome shotgun sequence genome has a window encoding:
- the cox15 gene encoding heme A synthase COX15: protein MLISSLRTTIFCGCRSAGKGFQYSTRSPLRKWLLKRGHSTVTVEGGTSTSAAASVPSAASNRIVGRWLLGCSGLVVGAIVLGGVTRLTESGLSMVDWHLVREMKPPQSEAEWEAEFSKYQQFPEFKILNHNMTLPEFKFIFYMEWGHRMWGRLVGLAYILPTIYFWKKGYFTRSMKGKVLGLCGFVFFQGLLGWYMVKSGLEEKPESHDIPRVSQYRLSAHLGSALLLYCASMWTGLTLLLPAHRMAETKKLMQLRRFAKGTGGLVFLTALSGAFVAGLDAGLVYNSFPKMADRWIPDDLLAFSPTLKNFFENPTTVQFDHRILGITSLTAITGLYLFSRRMMLPKRAKIAISLLAAMAYTQVALGIATLLLYVPTPLAATHQSGSVALLSLAIWVLAELRRMPK, encoded by the exons ATGTTAATTTCGTCGTTGCGGACAACGATTTTTTGCGGGTGCAGAAGTGCTGGAAAGGGCTTTCAGTACAGCACC CGTTCACCGCTTCGAAAATGGCTCTTGAAGAGAGGTCACAGCACCGTCACAGTGGAGGGAGGAACGTCcacttcagcagcagcttctgtcCCCAGTGCAGCCTCAAATCGCATAGTGGGTCGATGGTTACTTGGCTGCAGTGGACTGGTGGTTGGGGCTATTGTCTTGGGTGGTGTCACAAG acTGACAGAATCTGGGCTTTCCATGGTTGATTGGCATCTGGTGAGAGAGATGAAACCACCACAGTCAGAAGCAGAGTGGGAAGCTGAGTTTTCAAAGTACCAGCAGTTTCCAGAATTCAAAAT attGAACCATAACATGACTTTGCCAGAGTTTAAGTTTATCTTCTACATGGAGTGGGGACATCGTATGTGGGGCAGGCTGGTTGGCTTGGCATACATCCTCCCCACTATTTACTTCTGGAAAAAAGGATACTTCACTCGCTCCATGAAGGGAAAAGTGCTGGGTCTTTGTGGATTTGTCTTCTTCCAG GGCCTTCTGGGGTGGTACATGGTGAAAAGCGGGTTAGAGGAGAAGCCCGAGTCTCATGACATCCCTCGTGTCAGCCAGTATCGTCTGAGCGCTCATCTCGGTTCTGCCTTGTTGCTCTACTGTGCCAGTATGTGGACAGGGCTTACTCTGCTGCTGCCAGCTCACAGG ATGGCAGAAACCAAAAAACTCATGCAGCTCAGGAGGTTTGCCAAGGGTACTGGTGGACTCGTGTTCCTCACTGCTCTTTCAG GTGCCTTTGTTGCTGGTTTGGATGCTGGGCTTGTTTATAACTCCTTCCCTAAGATGGCAGATAGATGGATTCCTGATGATCTGCTGGCCTTCTCTCCGACCCTCAAGAATTTCTTTGAAAATCCCACCACTGTGCAGTTTGATCATAGAATTTT gGGGATTACTTCTCTGACTGCAATTACAGGCCTATATCTGTTCTCAAGGAGAATGATGCTTCCCAAGAGGGCTAAGATTGCCATCAGCCTCCTGGCAGCAATGGCCTATACACAG GTTGCACTGGGTATCGCCACGCTGTTACTTTATGTCCCCACTCCGCTGGCTGCAACTCACCAGTCTGGCTCAGTGGCTCTTCTCTCGCTGGCTATTTGGGTTCTGGCAGAGCTTCGCAGAATGCCCAAgtaa
- the cutc gene encoding copper homeostasis protein cutC homolog gives MAECFLMEVCVDSVESAVNAERGGAGRLELCSSLLEGGLTPSLGLLHVVKQYVKIPIYVMIRPRGGDFLYSDLEVEVMRKDIELMKSQGADGLVLGALTEDGRVDAELCMELLAAARPLPVTFHRAFDMVHDPAVALEALISLGFERVLTSGCDSSALEGLPLIKRLVDQAKGRIIIMPGGGITERNLQRILEGSGAQEFHCSARSSRESAMKFRNTCVSMGASFSAPEYGLKVADVSKVRTLNAIAKNTL, from the exons ATGGCAGAGTGCTTTTTAATGGAGGTGTGCGTGGACTCGGTGGAGTCTGCTGTCAATGCTGAACGAGGAG GTGCGGGTCGACTTGAGCTGTGCTCTAGTCTTCTGGAGGGTGGGCTCACTCCGAGTCTAG GTCTGCTACATGTAGTGAAGCAGTATGTCAAAATTCCCATCTATGTAATGATACGCCCTCGTGGGGGCGACTTCCTGTACTCCGACCTGGAAGTGGAGGTGATGAGGAAGGACATAGAGCTTATGAAGAGCCAAGGAGCCGATGGACTAGTTCTGGGTGCCTTGACAGAAGATGGACGGGTGGATGCAGAGCTCTGCATGGAGTTATTGG CTGCTGCCCGTCCCTTGCCTGTCACCTTCCACCGAG CTTTTGACATGGTTCATGACCCAGCAGTAGCTCTGGAGGCGCTGATATCGTTAGGGTTCGAGCGTGTGTTGACTAGTGGCTGTGACAGCTCCGCTTTGGAGGGACTGCCTCTCATTAAACGGCTTGTTGATCAA GCTAAGGGCAGAATTATCATAATGCCAG GAGGAGGTATCACAGAAAGGAACCTGCAGAGAATATTAGAGGGGTCAGGGGCTCAAGAGTTTCACTGCTCAGCCCGCTCCAGCCGAGAATCTGCAATGAAGTTCAG GAACACCTGCGTCTCAATGGGAGCTTCTTTCTCAGCACCCGAGTACGGCCTGAAGGTGGCAGATGTGAGCAAAGTCCGAACTCTAAACGCAATAGCCAAAAATACCTTGTGA